ACGCTCATGGCGGGTGGTGGGGCGGCGTGGAAAAGAAGGTTCGCAGACGCGCGACTGCTGTCATGGCGAATATCGTCAGGGATCTAAACGAAAGGCAGCGCGAGTTCCCCGCCCTTCCGAAAACCTACGGTTTTCGGCTTTCGCAAATCTTCGATTTGCGTCAACACCGTGGGCGGGGGTGAAGCGCGTCACTCCGGCGCGTGTTCCGTCTCTTCAATATACCGTTCAACCACTTCCTCCGATACTGCTCCCGTCGTTCCCACGTAGTACCCAACCTTCCAGAATCCGCCACCCCAGAAATACGACTCCCTAATTTCGGGATTCCGTTCCAGCAAGTGCTTACCCGAGTACGACTTGAATTGGCGAGCGATGTCCGCCGGACTGTGCTTCGGGTCACACTGGACGAACAGGTGTACGTGGTCGTCCGCAATCTCCAACGCCAGAATCTCGTGTCCGAAGTGGTCAGCAGTCTCACCAAACAACTCTCGCACATCGTCTTCCACTACACCAAGAACCGGGTGGCGGTACTTGGGACACCAGACGAAGTGATACTTACAGGAACTAACCAAATGCGCGTGACTGCGGTACTCTTCCAACCCTAACCCCTACATTTATGACAGTCTGGAACGATTGTCAAAGTATGGGTGAGGAAGCCACGAAAACCATTCAGACGCGCCTTCACATAGCGTCTGGTGAACGGTCGTGGCTTCACGACGCCCGCCTCGCATCACGCGAGATATTCAACCAAACAATCCGCTTCAAACAACAAGGGTACAATCGAACCGAGATACAGAAGGAGGTTGACCGCGATGATTTCTTGCGAAACAACAAGTGCGCGGTCGTCAGCAAAGCCCTCCAAACGTGGAAATCCTACCAGTCACTTCTTGACTGGTGGCGTGAACAGGATGACCCTGATGGCGGCAAGCCGACACCGCCAAGCACGGACAAATCTGGTTCGTACCCGCTCGTGATGGCGCACACGGAAGGCTACCGCCTTACCGTTGACGACGACACGAACCGCGTCCAAGTCCGCATCAGCCCGAAACCCTACAAGAAGGTGAAGGGCCATCTGCGCGGCGAGCCGGACGCGATGGACGAACTTCGAGACGCCATCACGTCGGATGAGGTGGATGTGGGGCAGGCCGAACTCCTGTCTCGAAAATCGAAGATTTTCGACGAGTCATCGAAGTGCTCCGCACTTCGAGATACCGCGATGGCGTGTACTACCTACACGTCACGGTCACACGCGAGTTCGACGTGCCCGAACCCGACACCGCTGATACTGTGGTCGGCGTAGACATCAACGAGCGCAACGTCGCACTTACCGCCCTTGACCGTGAGACGATGCGGACGAAAGGGACACTCGTCCTTGACTACGGGCGAGTGAAGCAGGAATGTCAACGCTACCACACTATCACCACTCGCTGTCAGGAACACGGCAAGACGAGCATCCACCACAGACTCGGTGACAAGGAAGAGCGGTTCACCGAGTGGGTGTTGCATCGGCTCTCCCGTGCTGCCGTGGAGTTCGCAGAACAGTTCTCGAATCCGGTTATCGTGTTCGAGGATATGAGCGGCATCCGCGACGAAATCAAGTACGGGTCGTATATGAACCGTCGATTGCACAAACTGCCGTTCCACAAGTTCGAAAAGTTCGTCTCGTACAAGGCGACGTGGCGAGAGATTCCCACGGACACGGTGGACGCCTATTACAACTCGAAGACGTGTTCGTGCTGTGGTGAGCGTGGGTATCGTCAGGGACGGCGGTTTCGGTGTACGAACGACGAGTGTGACGTGGTGCAAGACCACGCCGACCGGAATGCGTCGGTGAACATCGCGTGGCGCGAGAAGGCAAAACTCGACGGCAACGAATCAGATTACCGGACTCACAAAACCCAGCCGCAAGTTCGGCTGGTGCGTCTGTCCGGGTCGGGGCGAGTAAGCCGCCCAACCTCATCCCGCTCGCTTGCCGAGCAGGGAGTGCTAGCGCACGGCTGAGGGAATTAGAAAAGCCTCGGGCCACCGCGCCCGAGGTTGTTTACTAACTTCTCGGGAGCGTATCAGATTACGACTTCGACATCGATGAGGAACGTCTCCTTGGCTCGTTTGGCCTCCGGCCCCTCCGGGACGAGGCCGGGTGTCGACGGTTCGTCGTTGAACCGGTCCGGATCCGGGGAGAGATACTCCAGCACCTCCTTGAATGTCGATCCCTGTCTCCCGGTGATGTGTACGAACCCACCGTACTGGCGCTGCTCGAACGGGGTCGTGTCCGGGTCGGGAACGGCTTCTCGAATGCAGTCGATGTGCTCTCGAATGTATTTCGCGGCTTCGTGCTGTGAGTACTGGCAGTCGGCGTGGAGCTGTTCTTGTTCGTGCTCGTCGAGGTCGGCCTCGACGTGCTTGGAGGACTCGTAACTGACTGCGTCAGCGCTGAAATCGCCGGTGAGAAAGCTGAGGTTCACGGTGAAACTCTTCGGATATCGCAGGATCGCCAGGAAGAAGATCTGCTCGTCGACCGTGTAGCGCTCCTGCAGGCGATAGTAACACTCCAGATAGTACGCCGCGAGCGCCCCGATCCAGTCGTCGCGCTCGCCGTCGAGATACGCGGTCGCAACGTCGTAGTAGTCCTCGCCACCGACCTGTTGCAAGCGATGCTCGAAACTCTGTCTCATCTCGTGCAGCTCGTCTTCGTATGCTTCCGTGAGCGGCACGTCCGGGTCGTCGAGCAACGTGCTCTTTCGCTCGCCGGCCGCCGCGATTCTCATCATATTTTGGTGGAAGGACCGCTCGGCCTCCACGTCCGGGAGCGGAATTCGAACTGCCTGTCGGCGCAGGATCTTCGAGCTGGCTTTCAGACGATCGCTCCAGTTGTTCACAGTACTCAAACAGGGTACTTACACAACTAACTGTTTGAATTGCGGCAATCATTTCGGTCCGGGCACACGTCTCACACTTCCTCTCCTCGGAGCGATCAGTCGTGACCGCCGGGCGAGCCGAGTCCTAAGTGTTTTAGCCGATACCACACTCACCAGGGAGTATGAGCGAGGCGACGGGAATCGTCGGGGAGTTCTTCGATCTGAAAGCCGAGACCGACGCGGACATACTCGCGATGCAGGTGGGCGACTTCTACGAGTTCTTCGACTCGGACGCCGAACTGGTCGCCGACGAACTCGACCTGAAGGTGAGCCAGAAGTCGAGCCACGGCTCCTCGTATCCGATGGCCGGCGTTCCGGTCGACGAGTTGACGCCCTACCTGAAGGCACTGGTCGAGCGCGGCTACCGCGTCGCCGTCGCCGACCAGCGCGAGGCGGGCGACGGCCACGAGCGCGAGATCACTCGCGTCGTCTCGCCCGGGACCCTGCTGGAAGTCACCGACGCCGACGCGCGCTACCTCTTGACGATCGTCCACGACGCGGTCTACGGCCTGGCGTTCACGGACGTCACGACCGGTCGGTTCCACGTCACGACTGCTGCCGACGCCGACGAACTGCTGACGACGATCTACCGGTTCGATCCCGTCGAGATCCTGCCCGGACCCGACGTGCGCAACGACGACGACCTGCTGGAGCGCCTTCGAGGGCGGACCGACGCCGCCCTGACGCTGCACACGCCCGAGGCCTTCGCCCCCGGACGGGCGCGCCACCGCGTCCGCGAGCAGTTCGGCGAGGGGGCACTCGAAAGCGTCGGCGTCGAGGCCGACGCCGCCGTCCGCGCGGCCGGTGCGGTGTTGAGCTACGTCGAGGAGACCGGCCAGGGCGTGCTGGCCTCGATCACGCGATTGCAGGCCCACGGCGATGGCAATCACGTCGAACTCGACGCGACGACGCAGCGCAACCTCGAACTCACCGAGACGATGCAGGGCGATCGGTCAGGATCGCTGTTCGAGACGATCGATCACACTGTCACCAGTGCCGGCGGCCGTCTGCTGAAAAGCTGGCTCCAGCGCCCTCGGCGTGATCGTGCGGAACTACAGCGTCGTCAGTCCGCCGTGGCTGCGCTGGCCGAGGCCGCGCTCGCCCGCGACCGGCTGCGGGAGGTGCTCGGCGACGCCTACGACCTCGAACGGCTGGCGAGCAAGGCAGCCTCCGGTAGCGCCGACGCCCGCGATCTGGTCGCCGCCCGCGAGACGCTCTCCCTGCTGCCGACGGTCCGGGAGATCGTCGCCGACACCGATCGGCTGGCTGACTCGACGCTCGGAGACGTGCTCGATCGGGCCAACCTCGATCGCGCTCGCGAGCTCCGGGAGACCCTTGAGGCCGCACTCGTCGAGGACCCGCCGGGGACGGTCACCCAGGGCGGGCTGATCCGGGAAGGATTCGACGAACAACTGGATGAGTTGATCGAGCGAAACGAAGCGATCGAGGCGTGGCTCGACGAACTCCCGAAACGCGAGAAGCGGCGCCACGGAATCACGCACCTCTCGGTCGATCGCAACAAGACCGACGGCTACTACATCCAGGTCGGCAAGAGCGAGACCGACGCCGTCCCCGACAGCTACGAGCAGATCAAGACGCTGAAGAACTCCGAGCGGTACACGATCGACGAACTCGAGGAACAAGAGCGGGAACTGCTACGGATCGAAGAACAGCGCCACGATCTCGAGCGCCGGCTGTTCGAGGAGATCCGCGAGGCGGTCGCCGCCCACGCCGAACTGTTGCAGGACGTGGGTCGCGCGCTCGCGGCGGTTGATGCCTTCGCGGGGCTCGCGACCCACGCCGTCCGGGCCGACTGGACGCGCCCCGAACTGACAGACGGCGACGAGATAGCGATCGAGGCCGGTCGCCATCCCGTCGTCGAGCGGACGACCGAGTTCGTCCCCAACGACGTCCGCATGGACCGCGACCGGCGGTTCCTCGTCGTGACCGGGCCGAACATGAGCGGGAAGTCGACCTACATGCGCCAGACCGCACTGATCACGCTGCTCGCGCAGGTGGGCAGTTTCGTGCCCGCCCGGCAAGCGCGGATCGGTCTCGTCGACGGCATCTACACCCGCGTCGGCGCGCTGGACGAACTCGCGCAGGGCCGCTCGACGTTCATGGTCGAGATGCAGGAACTCTCGAACATTCTGCACTCCGCGAGCGACGAGTCGCTGGTGATCCTCGACGAGGTCGGGCGCGGGACGGCGACCTTCGACGGTATCTCGATCGCCTGGGCCGCCACGGAGTATCTGGTCAACGAGGTCGGCGCGAAGACGCTGTTTGCGACCCACTACCACGAACTCACGGAGCTGGGCGACCAGCTTGATCCCGTCCGGAACGTCCACGTGGCGGTCGACGGCGATCCGGATTCGGACGGCGAAGAGGTGACGTTCCTGCGAACCGTCCGCGAGGGGCCGGCCGACCGATCTTACGGCGTTCACGTTGCCGACCTCGCGGGCGTACCACAACCAGTCGTCGAGCGCTCGCGCGAGGTGCTCGATCGGCTCCGCAACGACGAGGCGATCGACGTCCGCGGCGCCAGCAGCGGGACGACTCAGGCGGTGTTCGATCTCTCCTCGGGGCAGTTTCGCGGCGAGCGCGACGGATCGGCGAGCGCCGACGGTGGCTCAACGGAAGACTCGATCGCCGAGCAGTTCGGTGAGGACGCCGACGAGGTGCTAGAAGCGCTGTCCGACCTCGACGTCGACGAGACGGCCCCGGTCGAGCTGCTGTCGAAGGTGCAGGGATGGCAGGACCGGCTTGAGGGTCCCTGATACTGCCGGCTGTAACAAACTGAAGGAATTCGCCACCCCGGGGTGGCGAATATCTTTACGAACTTACAGCCGGCAGTATGAGCGCCGACGTCATGTAAGCAAACAGTTCGGTGTCTGACGGTATTTTATATCGTTGAGGGACAGATCTATGTGTATGAGTAGCGAACCCGCAGATTCGAACCCCGAGTCACCGGGCGACGACGAGTCGAACTCACCCAGGCTGACCATCGCGCTGCCGGACGGGAGCACGAGCGTCTCGGACGCGATCGTGACCAACCGGGAGATGCTGCGCGAACCCCAGGAACACGGGCTGGCGACGCAGGAAGAGATCACGCACCTCTCGGAGGCGATCGAGGGGCTCTCGGAGAAGGCACAGACGGCGACCACCCAGTCCGAACAGACGCAGGCGAGCGTCGACGAACTGCAGGCGGTCGTCGAACGGCAGCGCCGACAGATCGAGGAACTGCAGTCGATGGTTTCTTCGCTTGCCGACATCCTGGGGACGGAAGCGGAGTGGGAAACCTTCGACGACGCGTAGTCGGTCCGCGAGTTGCGGGCGATTCCCGTGCGCCGGACCTGGTGTGCCGAAACTGTGACCGAACAGCCGAGGCTACGGCTACTCGATCGATCTCAGTAGAAGGCTCACTATCAGCCATTGCGACCAGAAGCACTTAAACGGCACCGAGATCAGGCCTACCGTCGACGCGACAGCGGCTCGCAGAGCCCCCACTCGTCGGTTCGGGGATCGAGGTTCGTCGGCTCGCTGCCGCGCTCGGTGAGGATGCCCGCGTGGAACAACATGGCCTTCAGCTGGAAGACCGTCGGCGAGTGGTAGCTCGCCCCCTCTTCGAGCACTGGCGTCCGGAGTTCGCCGTCGGCGGTCAGCGCACGCTCGCGCACGTCTTCGTCGCCTCGAAGGAAGAGCTCGACGGTGAAGGTCGGATGCTGCTCGTGGAGCCACGTGACGAGGTCGACCAGCGACGGACGGCCGAGGCCGTCGTCGTGCATCGTCTGCAGTTCGGTGACGAGCAACTCGGTAGCCGGATACTCGAAGACGACTCGTCGGGCGAGCTGGCCCCAGCGCGGCGCGAGGTCACGAA
This window of the Halapricum desulfuricans genome carries:
- the tnpA gene encoding IS200/IS605 family transposase → MEEYRSHAHLVSSCKYHFVWCPKYRHPVLGVVEDDVRELFGETADHFGHEILALEIADDHVHLFVQCDPKHSPADIARQFKSYSGKHLLERNPEIRESYFWGGGFWKVGYYVGTTGAVSEEVVERYIEETEHAPE
- the mutS gene encoding DNA mismatch repair protein MutS produces the protein MSEATGIVGEFFDLKAETDADILAMQVGDFYEFFDSDAELVADELDLKVSQKSSHGSSYPMAGVPVDELTPYLKALVERGYRVAVADQREAGDGHEREITRVVSPGTLLEVTDADARYLLTIVHDAVYGLAFTDVTTGRFHVTTAADADELLTTIYRFDPVEILPGPDVRNDDDLLERLRGRTDAALTLHTPEAFAPGRARHRVREQFGEGALESVGVEADAAVRAAGAVLSYVEETGQGVLASITRLQAHGDGNHVELDATTQRNLELTETMQGDRSGSLFETIDHTVTSAGGRLLKSWLQRPRRDRAELQRRQSAVAALAEAALARDRLREVLGDAYDLERLASKAASGSADARDLVAARETLSLLPTVREIVADTDRLADSTLGDVLDRANLDRARELRETLEAALVEDPPGTVTQGGLIREGFDEQLDELIERNEAIEAWLDELPKREKRRHGITHLSVDRNKTDGYYIQVGKSETDAVPDSYEQIKTLKNSERYTIDELEEQERELLRIEEQRHDLERRLFEEIREAVAAHAELLQDVGRALAAVDAFAGLATHAVRADWTRPELTDGDEIAIEAGRHPVVERTTEFVPNDVRMDRDRRFLVVTGPNMSGKSTYMRQTALITLLAQVGSFVPARQARIGLVDGIYTRVGALDELAQGRSTFMVEMQELSNILHSASDESLVILDEVGRGTATFDGISIAWAATEYLVNEVGAKTLFATHYHELTELGDQLDPVRNVHVAVDGDPDSDGEEVTFLRTVREGPADRSYGVHVADLAGVPQPVVERSREVLDRLRNDEAIDVRGASSGTTQAVFDLSSGQFRGERDGSASADGGSTEDSIAEQFGEDADEVLEALSDLDVDETAPVELLSKVQGWQDRLEGP
- a CDS encoding DUF3450 domain-containing protein; its protein translation is MSSEPADSNPESPGDDESNSPRLTIALPDGSTSVSDAIVTNREMLREPQEHGLATQEEITHLSEAIEGLSEKAQTATTQSEQTQASVDELQAVVERQRRQIEELQSMVSSLADILGTEAEWETFDDA